The Burkholderiales bacterium region GCTCCAGGAAGCGAGCCTGGACGCTATCGCGCGCGGAATCATGCATCGGTGGAAGCTTGATCTTCCATTCGACGAGCCGACGCTCGCGGCTCGTCGTTATCTGGAACTGGGCGCGCCCGAAGTTCAAGCCGCGTTTGCGAAATGGCTGCGCCCGGACGATTTGGTGCGCGTAAGTCTGGGACCAAGCTCCAACTAGGCGTCCCCAGTGACAAGGCCCGGCGGATCGCGGTCAGAGCAAATCGCGCCAAACCAGGGAGCGGCGAGGTTCCGGCCGCGTAAACAGCGTCCGCGCACTCTTTTTTCTGAATCATTCCCGGTTTGGGGGTGGACGGATTGTATAGCCGGCTATAGACTTACAAAATTAGCCCGATTCATCGATCGGGGCTTTCTATTTGGGGCCGGTATGCACGGCCCGCCTGCATGATGGAGGTTTAAAATGGCAATTCGCATAGGCGACGAAGCACCGGATTTTACGGCAGAAACTACTGAAGGCAAAATCCGATTTCACGAGTGGATCGGAGACAAATGGGCGATCTTGTTCTCCCATCCGAAAGATTTCACACCCGTATGCACCACAGAACTCGGATACATGGCGGGGCTAAAGCCGGAATTCGACAGGCGCAATACCAAGATCATAGGACTTAGTATCGATCCGGTGAGCGACCATAAAGCCTGGTCCCATGACATCCAGGAAACACAAGGCCACAAGGTCAATTATCCCATGATTGGCGACGCTGACCTGCATGTCGCGAAACTATACGACATGATCCATCCGAATGCGAGCGGCGGGAAGCGCACTGCTGCGGACAATGCGACAATTCGCTCGGTATTTATCGTCGGGCCCGACAAAAAAGTCAAGGCAATGCTCATCTATCCGATGAGTGCAGGACGCAACTTCGATGAGGTGCTAC contains the following coding sequences:
- a CDS encoding peroxiredoxin: MAIRIGDEAPDFTAETTEGKIRFHEWIGDKWAILFSHPKDFTPVCTTELGYMAGLKPEFDRRNTKIIGLSIDPVSDHKAWSHDIQETQGHKVNYPMIGDADLHVAKLYDMIHPNASGGKRTAADNATIRSVFIVGPDKKVKAMLIYPMSAGRNFDEVLRLLDSLQLNAKHSVATPVNWRPGQDVIIPTSVSDEEAKKKYPQGFKTLKPYLRTVA